Proteins encoded together in one Spodoptera frugiperda isolate SF20-4 chromosome 15, AGI-APGP_CSIRO_Sfru_2.0, whole genome shotgun sequence window:
- the LOC118275034 gene encoding putative cystathionine gamma-lyase 2 isoform X1: MHAAVDRKDNKLPQTSHEPQITACTELRTTWEHQKMTDEQGFQKPKPGFATIAVHAGHNPDKWNGAVAPPVVMSTMYKQAPEGHKGYVYSRSANPMRDTLQECLAALEGAKYAFTFASGQGATTSITSLLSKGDHLVSIDDVYGGTSRLMRENLPRHGIDVTFTDITDLNKLENAIQDNTKMVWLETPTNPNCTVVDLAATVQTVKKRGDIIVVVDNTFLTCYLQRPLDFGADIVMYSLTKYMNGHSDVVMGAAVLNSQEIADKLRIIQKSLGIVPSAFDCYQVNRSLKTLSLRMERHKATSLVIAKWLEKHPNVIEVLHPGLTSHKGHEVSKRQTSGHSGVFSFRHTGGLKESRKLLSCFKVFILAESLGGYESLAEIPSIMTHKSVPPPQKAQLGITDSLVRFSIGLEDPEDLIKDLENAFKETFNN, translated from the exons ATGCATGCAGCAGTGGACCGTAAGGACAATAAACTACCGCAGACATCCCATGAGCCACAAATCACGGCATGCACTGAGCTACGTACTACATGGGAACATCAGAAG ATGACCGACGAGCAAGGATTCCAAAAACCGAAGCCAGGGTTCGCGACCATAGCTGTCCATGCAGGTCACAACCCTGACAAATGGAATGGAGCAGTGGCGCCACCTGTCGTCATGTCCACTATGTATAAACAAGCCCCTGAGGGCCATAAG GGCTACGTGTACTCCCGATCTGCGAACCCAATGAGGGACACCCTCCAAGAATGTCTCGCAGCTTTGGAGGGCGCTAAGTATGCATTTACCTTTGCATCAGGCCAGGGTGCGACCACCAGCATAACTTCCCTACTTAGTAAGGGAGACCATTTGGTTTCTATAGATGATGTTTATGGTGGCACTAGTCGGCTTATGAG ggaaaaTCTTCCAAGACATGGAATTGATGTCACATTTACAGATATTACTGATTTGAATAAATTGGAAAATGCCATTCAAGATAATACTAag ATGGTTTGGCTTGAGACTCCTACAAACCCTAACTGCACTGTAGTAGACCTTGCTGCCACTGTCCAAACAGTGAAGAAGCGCGGTGATATCATTGTAGTAGTCGACAATACATTCCTCACATGCTACTTGCAAAGGCCACTGGACTTTGGTGCTGATATAGTGATGTATTCTCTGACCAAATACATGAATGGACATTCTGATGTCGTCATGGGAGCAGCCGTGCTCAATAGCCAGGAAATTGCTGACAAACTTAggataatacaaaaat CGCTTGGAATTGTTCCTTCAGCATTTGATTGTTACCAAGTCAACAGGAGTTTGAAGACACTGTCTTTGCGAATGGAACGTCATAAGGCAACGTCTCTGGTCATTGCTAAGTGGCTGGAGAAGCATCCGAATGTTATTGAAGTTTTGCACCCAG GTCTGACGTCACATAAAGGACACGAGGTATCTAAGAGACAAACATCTGGGCATTCAGGAGTCTTCAGTTTTAGACATACCGGAGGTCTGAAAGAGTCTCGAAAACTTCTGAGTTGCTTCAAAGTGTTCATTTTGGCTGAAAGCTTAGGAGGATATGAAAGCTTGGCTGAAATACC ATCGATAATGACCCACAAGTCGGTACCCCCACCACAGAAAGCCCAGCTGGGCATCACAGATTCCTTGGTCAGGTTTTCCATTGGATTGGAGGATCCCGAGGACCTCATCAAAGATTTGGAAAACGCATTCAAAGAGAcctttaataattaa
- the LOC118275034 gene encoding putative cystathionine gamma-lyase 2 isoform X2, with amino-acid sequence MTDEQGFQKPKPGFATIAVHAGHNPDKWNGAVAPPVVMSTMYKQAPEGHKGYVYSRSANPMRDTLQECLAALEGAKYAFTFASGQGATTSITSLLSKGDHLVSIDDVYGGTSRLMRENLPRHGIDVTFTDITDLNKLENAIQDNTKMVWLETPTNPNCTVVDLAATVQTVKKRGDIIVVVDNTFLTCYLQRPLDFGADIVMYSLTKYMNGHSDVVMGAAVLNSQEIADKLRIIQKSLGIVPSAFDCYQVNRSLKTLSLRMERHKATSLVIAKWLEKHPNVIEVLHPGLTSHKGHEVSKRQTSGHSGVFSFRHTGGLKESRKLLSCFKVFILAESLGGYESLAEIPSIMTHKSVPPPQKAQLGITDSLVRFSIGLEDPEDLIKDLENAFKETFNN; translated from the exons ATGACCGACGAGCAAGGATTCCAAAAACCGAAGCCAGGGTTCGCGACCATAGCTGTCCATGCAGGTCACAACCCTGACAAATGGAATGGAGCAGTGGCGCCACCTGTCGTCATGTCCACTATGTATAAACAAGCCCCTGAGGGCCATAAG GGCTACGTGTACTCCCGATCTGCGAACCCAATGAGGGACACCCTCCAAGAATGTCTCGCAGCTTTGGAGGGCGCTAAGTATGCATTTACCTTTGCATCAGGCCAGGGTGCGACCACCAGCATAACTTCCCTACTTAGTAAGGGAGACCATTTGGTTTCTATAGATGATGTTTATGGTGGCACTAGTCGGCTTATGAG ggaaaaTCTTCCAAGACATGGAATTGATGTCACATTTACAGATATTACTGATTTGAATAAATTGGAAAATGCCATTCAAGATAATACTAag ATGGTTTGGCTTGAGACTCCTACAAACCCTAACTGCACTGTAGTAGACCTTGCTGCCACTGTCCAAACAGTGAAGAAGCGCGGTGATATCATTGTAGTAGTCGACAATACATTCCTCACATGCTACTTGCAAAGGCCACTGGACTTTGGTGCTGATATAGTGATGTATTCTCTGACCAAATACATGAATGGACATTCTGATGTCGTCATGGGAGCAGCCGTGCTCAATAGCCAGGAAATTGCTGACAAACTTAggataatacaaaaat CGCTTGGAATTGTTCCTTCAGCATTTGATTGTTACCAAGTCAACAGGAGTTTGAAGACACTGTCTTTGCGAATGGAACGTCATAAGGCAACGTCTCTGGTCATTGCTAAGTGGCTGGAGAAGCATCCGAATGTTATTGAAGTTTTGCACCCAG GTCTGACGTCACATAAAGGACACGAGGTATCTAAGAGACAAACATCTGGGCATTCAGGAGTCTTCAGTTTTAGACATACCGGAGGTCTGAAAGAGTCTCGAAAACTTCTGAGTTGCTTCAAAGTGTTCATTTTGGCTGAAAGCTTAGGAGGATATGAAAGCTTGGCTGAAATACC ATCGATAATGACCCACAAGTCGGTACCCCCACCACAGAAAGCCCAGCTGGGCATCACAGATTCCTTGGTCAGGTTTTCCATTGGATTGGAGGATCCCGAGGACCTCATCAAAGATTTGGAAAACGCATTCAAAGAGAcctttaataattaa
- the LOC118275028 gene encoding putative cystathionine gamma-lyase 2 gives MTDEQGFQKPTPGFATMAVHAGHNPDKWNGAVVPPIVMSTMYEQAPEGHKGYIYSRSGNPIRDTLQECLAALEGAKYAFTFASGLGATTSITSLLSKGDHLLSIDDVYCGTSRLMREHLPRHGIEVTFSDITDLNKLENAIQDNTKMIWIETPTNPNCRVVDLAATVQAVKKRGDIIVVVDNTFLTCYLQRPLDFGADIVMYSLTKYMNGHSDVVMGAAVLNSEEIADKLRFIQKSLGIVPSTFDCYQVNKSLKTLSLRMERHKATSLVIAKWLEKHPNVIEVLHPGLTSHKGHEVSKRQTSGHSGVFSFRHTGGLKESRKLLSCFKVFILAESLGGYNSLAQIPSIMTHTSVPPPQKAQLGITDSLVRFSIGLEDPEDLIKDLENAFKQTFNN, from the exons ATGACCGACGAGCAAGGATTCCAAAAACCGACGCCAGGGTTCGCGACCATGGCTGTTCATGCTGGTCACAACCCTGACAAATGGAATGGAGCAGTGGTGCCACCTATCGTCATGTCCACCATGTATGAACAGGCTCCTGAGGGACATAAG gGCTACATATACTCCCGATCAGGGAACCCAATAAGGGACACCCTCCAAGAATGTCTCGCGGCCTTGGAGGGCGCTAAGTATGCTTTCACCTTTGCATCCGGCCTCGGTGCGACCACCAGTATAACTTCCCTACTTAGTAAGGGAGACCATTTGTTATCTATTGATGATGTTTATTGTGGCACCAGCAGGCTTATGAG GGAACACCTACCAAGACATGGAATTGAAGTCACATTCTCGGATATTAcggatttaaataaattagaaaatgcTATTCAAGATAATACTaag ATGATCTGGATAGAGACTCCTACAAACCCCAACTGTAGAGTAGTAGACCTTGCTGCCACTGTCCAAGCAGTGAAGAAGCGCGGTGATATCATTGTGGTAGTCGACAATACATTCCTCACATGCTACCTGCAAAGGCCACTGGACTTTGGTGCTGATATAGTGATGTATTCTCTGACCAAATACATGAATGGACATTCTGATGTCGTCATGGGAGCAGCCGTACTTAATAGCGAAGAAATTGCTGACAAACTTAGgtttatacaaaaat CACTAGGAATTGTTCCTTCAACATTTGATTGCTATCAAGTTAACAAGAGTTTGAAGACACTGTCTTTGCGAATGGAACGTCATAAGGCGACGTCGCTAGTCATTGCCAAGTGGCTGGAGAAGCATCCGAATGTTATTGAAGTATTGCATCCAG gccTGACGTCACATAAAGGACACGAGGTATCCAAGAGGCAAACGTCTGGGCATTCAGGAGTCTTCAGTTTTAGACATACAGGAGGTCTGAAAGAGTCTAGAAAACTTCTGAGTTGCTTCAAAGTGTTTATTTTGGCTGAAAGCTTAGGAGGATATAACAGTTTGGCTCAAATACC ATCGATAATGACTCACACATCGGTACCCCCACCACAGAAAGCTCAGCTGGGCATCACAGATTCCTTGGTCAGGTTTTCCATTGGATTAGAAGATCCCGAGGACCTCATCAAAGATTTGGAAAACGCATTCAAACAAAcctttaataattaa